The Rhizobium leguminosarum region TTTGCCGATCGGTTATTCCTATCAATTAGCCGATTATAGGCATCGGCGGATTTGATGTATCCGCGGTTCGCGAGAGCCTCGGCTTGTCCATCAGTAGCGATGGTTTCGCCGTTGTCGGAATCACCTCCAGCGCAATCAAAGACACGTTCAGATTTTGAAAGAGACCATGTGATCTGATGCATTCGTTCCGGTTCGTGTTTGGTGGCGAGAAGTGCTTTGGTTAGGCTCGGGCCTATGCTTGCCTCGTGTTCGGCAGATAGTTGTTGCAATGGCGACAATTTTTCAAGGCTCAGCTCCATGCCGGTCACCACGGGACGGTTAACCCGATAATATCTTCCGCTATCTGCGAATTCCCGAAGCGCATCCAGATGCTCGTTCCGTGCGGCCGGCCAGCGTATAGCACGCCGTGGAGCAACCACACGTTCGCCATCGAGGAAGGCGAGCCCCATTTCCGGGCTATCACACCTGGCTTTGTTTGGATGCATTTTGTCACGTCGGTTCATCTAAGCCTCCCGTCGCTGACCAGGGTAGTCCCCTGCCGCGTGTTGAGCAGGTCTAGACGGCGCTCCGCCATAGATCAATATTTAACATTAATATATTTTTTGATATATTTGGCCCATCGCCATAGCGTACGTTTATACTTTAACGATCGAATACAAACTCGCCACGATATAGTATTGCTCAAGAGCGTTGAAGGTTTGCTTGAGTCCGCGAATGTTCGAGCTGACAATCTCCTGTTGGTGACGGCCAAAGCTCGAAGTGGTCATGTACGGCTATGACTCCCTCAAGCAGCACGAAAGGTTCCCCTCTATCTGACAACCCCGACATGTTGGTCGAATTGAGTATTTCGTCACCATCGGGCCGATCGCCAGTGGGTTGAATTTATTGGCAGAATCTGAGTCTCGACAGAGACACTTCCTTCGCTCTTGTATTGAAAGTCGAACACAGATCGCTGACAGGAGAACGCGTGGGAAGAACACCGGTTACGCCGAAGTCAGTTTACTCCGGACCACCTTTATATTCGGCCGGCACAGAAAGCGTTTTCGGCAGGTCGGAAACGATGACATCCTGGCTCCCCCTTGCGGTAGATCCGACTAGTTCGCTGGACGAGCGACACACCGCAAAGCAAAGAACGAACGGCATTCTTATCGCGCCAGTCACCGGCGCTCGCTCCCAGAACATTGATACTTTATCCTCGCGACACAGGCGGTCTCATAGCCACAACACGTGGCTGCCGTCGAAACAAGTTCGACGACAACCACGCTGCCTTGGGAGGCGTCCCGAGAATCCGGTCTTCCGGATGAGGTAGCAGGGTCAGCTACTATTCGTACACATTCGACGAACGCAATTGCCGCCGCGAGAATCGTTGGGCGCGCCACGCTAGATTATCGCGCCGGCGGTTACGCACCTACAGAGGTGAACAGTCTCGTAGCAGATGCAGGAAAGGTACAGCCGATTAATCTCCTACTCCCCATGGCAGCCACGAGCCGACGCACATTCGCCGATGTCGAGAAAAATGCCGGTCATTTTCATAATTTCTTTGCGAGTGACAAAAAGGCGAGGCGTGTTCGTCGAGCCCATATTGCCCACAATCGGCGTACGAATGAGGTATCCAGATTGTAGGTAATCCGAGGACATCGGCGAAGAGGTCGTGGCAGCGAGCCTCCCAGATTTGGCAGGAGTGAGGGCTCTTGCGCATGGTTTTCTCAATCCAGTCACAAACGAAATGCACCCCGTGATGACTAGGGGAAAGACGGGTGGCCATGATGACGACACCAGTCCGCATTTCAAAACAACCGCCCTGGTGTCGGCAACGATCGATGACAAGCGCGGACAGGTGCTGCGACAGCTGCTGATCTACAGCGCGTGATCGCGATCATCGCCTCAACCGTTCAATGGGCGGTGTTTGTCGTGCGTGGCCTGGTGTGACGGCGGCCTACCGCTTCGGTGCCACCCGATTGTAACTTTTCGCAGGAAAGCTCTTGTCCTGTCGATCTGGCAGACCGGAGTGCCGCTGGCTCATCGAGAAATCTCGATTTTTTCGTGCCTCCGTGGACGCCCATCCCAATGTCGCAGTGGGCTCCGGGTCAAAGATCAACTTCAAGCTGAACCATGTGCACCCCATTTCTCGCGTCAGTCAGCGGCTGTCCCTCCCCAAACTCATCCGTGCACCGACATAGCAAGATATTCTGGCCTGATGTAGGGGTCCACGGCAACTCGAACCGCTGCCAACTCCTTCCCTCGCGCGGCCCTACCGAGGCAGTCCGCCATGAGCCTCCACCGTCCACACTGACCTCGACGCTTGATATCTCACGATCTCCCCAAGCCCAGCCCCATATTTTCGTTGGCATGTCCGCTGACAGCAGATCATTTGGGGACGGCGATACGATAACGGACTCCGGGGCGACGCCCCAAACCGGCTTCATCCCCGACGCCGTAGGGTCATTGTAGAAGCGCGTCGTATAGGCGCCGCTTGCGCGCCGATCCGCAGCCGTGATCGAACCAACCCATTTTACGGAGTTTGTGCCATACCAACCTGGCACGACCAGTCGAACCGGTCCTCCGCGCTCTGGAGTGAGTGGCCGACCGTTGATCTCAAGTGCGAGGATAACTTCTTCTGCAAGTGCTTTGCCGATCGGCAGGTCTTTTTGATAGGCTTCTTCAACATCTGCGTATCCGCCCCACTCGAGGCCGGCAGTCCAGATGTAGGACGCATGGCTGCTGATCTTTGCGCGTTCCAGAACAAGCGACAGCGGCACACCTTTCCAAACTACATTTCCGATCCTGCGTTTAGCCACTGTCGGAGCAAGCGGACTTCCAGCGCATTCGTGAAACGACATGTACTCGCGCTGTGGCATTGCTTGAAGGTCAGACAGATGCAATTTCGTCGGGCTACCCACGAGGCCATCGACATCCAAATGCCAATGCTCGGGGTCGATCTCCAGGAACCCCATATGCGTGACCAGAAAAAGATCATCTTCAGGGGTGATCCACGATTTAAGGGCATGAACTGCGCGGCGACAAACAAGGTGAGACTCGTATTGCCTCACCCAAGAGTGTTCCCGGAGAATAATGCCGTTGCCTCACTCGGATGTTCTCGAATGCCTCACGGGTTGTTACGATCTTGTCCCCGCACCTGGTGCAAGGTGACGGAGGTAGCGAAGCCGCTCGCGAGCGCGCCCTCAATAGCGCTGTAGCGAGCGGGCGGCTTCGCGGGCGTTCATCATGTTTTCCGCGGGTTGTCGAAGGCCAACCTGGCGGTAAGAGCCTCACTGCACGACCTCTACGTTTTGCGTCTGCCGCGCGGCATCGGCGAATGGCCCGAACACCAGCGCATTGGCCTGTGTACTGCGCCAGATCTTCATTCGACGCTGCACGGTCCGAATGAGGCCGTCGGGATACACGCCGGGGTATTTGACCTGCAAGCGTTCAAGCAACTCTCGCGAAGTTCGCCAAGGCTCCGCCTCGAACCAATCCTCGAGTTCGGCAGTGACGGCGAGTAGAGGATCGGGCCTCCGCCGCTCTCGCTTGGCCGCTGGCTTGGAGCGGGCAGTCGGTTTCACTTCACCACCACGCCAAGCAATCCGTAAGCCAGACAGAAAGTCTTCGAGCGGTAATGCCTCGCCGTCGGTGGCAGGCGGACCATCAGGCTTGTCAGCAATTTCGACCAATCTCTCTTGTGCCAGCCGTATGTCGCGGAGCAGCCGAACCGGATCGAGCGTCAGGTACATCGCCTTGAGCCGAAGGCATGTATCCTCCGGCGTGCGTGCGTCGTCAAGCAGCCGCTGATAAGGCGTGGCGGGACGATGATAGCGCTTGATCACCTTGGCTCCGTCACGGTGCTTTTCTTTCAGCTTGAATGATGGCTGAAAGAAATTCACGAACAACCGCATTGAGGAATAAAGCTTGGCCAGCTCCCGGGTGGCTCGCAGCCCCTCGAAGCGTCGGTATCCAACGATCTTGCGCACGATCGCGCCATTCTTCTGCTCGACAAATGCCTGGTCGTTCTTTCGGTAGGGGCGGCAACGGGTGAGTTCGATATTATCTCGCAAGCAATACTCATGAACGCTCTCGTTCATGAACACACTGTCGTTGTCGGTGTCGAAGCCCAGCAGCGGGAACGGCAGCAACTTGCGCAGTTCGGTCAACGCAGTGATCAGTACCGTTTGCTCGCGAACCAGCAGCGGCGCGCATTCCGTCCAGCCCGTGGCTATATCGGTCAACACCAGCGTTTGCGAGAAGGCACCTCTCGCGTACGGGCCGGAATGAGAAACGAGATCAGCCTCGACAAAGCCGGGTGCGGGGTCATCCCAATCCGAGAACGTTCGAACGGGAACACTACGCCGAATCGCCGTTGATCCTTTCCGGCGCCGCGGACCCGTGGCGCTCGCTTTAATCTCCTTGAGGACTCGATCAATCGTCGCTGGGCTCATCGTCAAGAGTTGCCGGCGCGTCTCGCTATTCATATCGCCATGTCCATGACGTTCCATCGCTTCGATCAGTGTTGGCAACAGGGGGTGTAGTCGCTTGCCGCAAATTCGATCCGACGCCTCCCAAACAACGACGAGCGCCGCCCGCACGTCATCGCCGTAAACCCGGCGCCCTGGCCGAGGACCACCCTTCGCCGGTTCGCGTTCTCCTCGCAGCAGTCGCATCGCATGCTTGCGATGAAAGCCCGTGAGCGCCACGAACTCGTCTAACATCCTCGCCTTCTCGGCCCGCCCGCCTAACACATAGCGACAACTGATCGCTGCCACCAATTCCGCACGTGTCGCCATGCTTACCTTCCTCATCACAGCTCCCGAGGTTGATTCGTCGGGAGCAATTTAGATGAGGCAATAACCCATTCTCAGGGAGCAGTTCAGGCGAGGCAATGCGCGTCTCATCCTGATCGTCGCGCTATAATGAACGCCGTCGGCAGGGCCCTGGAAGGAGAAACCCTTCTTGGTCATGTGCATACCCGTCCGCGCCATCACCCTTACTCCGGCATGGCCACGGCTTCAGGGCTCGTTAGAGCGTCCTCAGCGCGGCCTTCCAAAAATCTGATTGGGTTTCGACGCATCCGGTTCACGGTGACGTCGAAAATATCGAATCGGTTGTAACCAGCAACGACGTCGTGAAATCGTTTCGGCTCAACACAGTCGTCGAGATCGATTTGGGCATAGCCGATACCTTCGTCGGTCATTTCGTCACCAGTTGCCGCTCCTGTCGGCCCTAGGAAAAAGCTAGTGGCCCGCGGACTGGCATCTATGATCGCTTCGATCGCAGGATCATCCAAGGCAATGGATTTGCGTGCGACTTCGTCCAAGTGCCCCGCCACGATGATCCCGAAGCACTTAGCCTCGAAGCAGTGTGCTGAGGCACGGATGCGGTTGGCTGCTCGGTTGTCGTAGTTGTCGCTTTCTGTGGGAACGCGAGTGGGCCAGATCGGCGGGTAGCTACTTATATGAACTTGCTCGCCCTGCGTCATCAGACTGTAGCGCGCGAGCGGATTTGTATTTTCCCCGCAAATTAGCCCGCCAATGCGACCGATTCTCGTGTTTGCGACGACCAATCCAGCGCCATCGCCCGGATCCCAAACTAGTTTTTCGAAGAAGGTTGCGACCAGCTTTCGATGGTGGATCAGGATTTGGCCGGTATCGGAAATCAGAACATTACTATTCCACAAACCTCCGACACTTGCCGGGTTGCGCTCGGAAAAACCGATTGAAACGAAAACACCGTTATCGGAGGCGGCCTTTCGCACACGCTCAATTTCCGGGCCGTCAATGTACACCGAAGCTTTCAAGAAGCGTTTAAAATGTTCGTGCGATTGAATGGGCGGGTAAAGTGCTGCCCAGACAGGGAAACCGGGAAGAAAGCTCTCCGAAAATGCCACGAGCGATGCGCCGTTTCGGGCAGCCTCTGCTATCACCGAGCAAGCTTTTTCAGCGCTCGCCCCAGGATCGAGATAGACGGGGGCAATATGAGCAGCCGCGGCCCAGAATTTCATGTTTCCCATCGACATTCCTCTACTGATCCAGGCTCGCCATCAGCCATCTCGACTAGCTCGGCAAAGGCGGGCTCAAGATTGCCGCTTTGCTGTTAGACCGATTTCAATGCGTGCTCCAAGCGGCAGGCTGGCGCAGCCGATTGTGGTGCGGGCCGGGTAGGGCGATGAAAAACGCGTCGCGTAAATCTCATTCATCTGGTCAAAGTCACCCATGTCGGTGAGATAGACATTGACGGATACGACATCATCCGACCCCAGGCCCGCTGCCTCAAGGACTTGAAACAGATTATCGAAACACTGGCGTGTCTGGTCGGCTACATTTCCGTCGACAAGTTTGCCGGTGCCGGGGTCTAGCGGTGTCTGGCCGGAGCAGAACAGAAGATCGCCGGCCCATGTCGCGTGCGAATACGGTCCCACTGCCGCAGCGTTCGAGGCACTCACAGTTCGTCTGGACATGCGTTCTCCCAAGGTAGGTTCAAGTAGTGCGGCCTGCTGGCGATCCGCGTTTCCGCAAGATATTTTGCTTCACTGCACACCACACATACAGCGGCACAGCACGTTTGAAACTATCAAAACGAATTTGCGAGCCAATCCGAATAGGATGCACTACCCTGTGCAAAAATAGACGGAGGTAGCATGGCGACTGCAATCGATCATCTTGATTGGGACGATCTCAAACTCTTCCTCATCGTCGTTCGGTGCAAGAGCGTGACCGGCGCCGCTCGCGAACTAAAAGTCAGCCACTCCACCGTATCTCGCCGACTTGCTCGTCTGGAATATACGGTTGGCGGTGCACTCGTCGAAAGGACCAGGGACGGGCTTCTGCTGACACCGGCCGGCCTGGTTACAATGCGGCGAGCGGAGGAAATCGAGAACGGCGTGAATGCTCTTCGTAGCGACGTAAGCAATCGTGACGAAATACGCGGCACAGTCAGATTGGCCACCATGGAAGGCATCGCAACGCTTTATCTCTCCGAGCGCCTCGTTGAACTCAGTAGCCCGTTGGCCAGTTCAACGTTAATCGCGTGGAAGATAAAGCCGAGCTCGCTAAGCGGAGAATCGTATCGGATGTCGTCTATTGTGGCGATCAGGTGGTCAGCATCGATCAGTCCCAGTTCATGCAGCAGGCAACGACGGGATAATTGACTAGTGATCTCGCTAGCACCCATAATCAGCGAGCCGGACAGATAGTGTTCGAAATTTTCTCTTATAGAAACGGCTAAGAATCGTTTGGGATATCCAAGCCATTCCAACATCCGGCGGTGCAGCGCCTTTTCGTGCCTCCAGGCTAAAGGCAAACTCCGATAAAATCGTACGGCTTCTGGCTGGGCGAATGGGCTAATTGGCCATATGCCATGGCTCGCAAACAAAGGAGCCCGCGCGGCGTGTGCCTCCAGTACCGAGATCGGCAGAATAGGAAAGGGTGCCCGATCGCAGCTTGCTGCATAGTCGGACAATCGGTTTTTGAGCACCAGTGTCATGGCAGAGGGAAGGATCGCAGGAAGGAATGCATCGCTAATATTACGAGCGAATTGCTCATGATTTTGCTCGAAAGCATGGGCCATTAGCAACTCATCACCGCCTGTACCAGTTGCGACCGCCCGTGGGGCTGAGGCAGTTGTGAGCGACTTCAATAGTTGACGGAGAGGCTGCTGAAGATCGGCGTTGTAGGGAGCGGGGACGTAGTCGCTACTCACTTCGAACCCACACGGAACCATTGGTATCGTGTCAACGCGCAGCGTTTGGTCGCGAAAGCCAAAGTGCTCGATTGCTATTTCGCGCCGCGAAATCTGTTGACTACGAGCTGGCCCCCCGACCTCCAAGGCATAGGTTTGCAGGGCGTCAGGATGCTGCCCCGCCAAAATGGCGGCAACGACTGCCGAATCCAATCCTCCGCTGAATTCGCTAGCCGTGAGGGCGGGCGTGAGCGGCCAGCGACGCAGCAGGGTGTCGATCAAACGGCATGCTGCGGCGGCAACATCGGCCCCATCCACAAGCGGGGTCGGAATGAAATACGGTGCCGGAGGGGGATATTTCGTCTCGACGGCTCCCGTCCTACTGATGCAAAGTGACCCGCGCTCCGTCAGCATGAAAACACAGCGAAACATCGTGGTTGTTGCATAGGGGAGCGTCCCGACAAGACGCAGGCCAGTTCGGTCCGTGTCGACGTCAGCGAGAGTCATGCCCGAATAAAAGTCCGCTATCGACCAGGAGAGATCGATGCGCTCACCGCTGACCTTCAGATAAAGTGGCGCAACACCTCCATGTCCGGCGCTGAAGGTCACCGTGCCGGAATGGCGATTGATCGAAATTGTCTGATAGTCCAATGGCCATTGCCCAAAAGCACAGAAATCATGCGCTCGTTCTATCGGCCAATCCCTGAGTGCCACAACCTGCCCACTCGCTTCGGCGGAACGCTCGCGGCAGATCAGGATGATTTGATCGGTGGTGTCCCAACGGAAGCTTTCGAGTAAAGGATGGTCTAGGATCTTGATGGAGATGTTGGGGTAGGGCGGCGGGTACATCGGGGGCTCAGCCACGCACTCGAGATGACCTCGGTCAATCGTTCCCTTGAACATGGGTGATCGCCTAGTTGATGAAAATCTAAAGGGGCAGTGACCGCCGCCTTGGCGACGGTCACACGGATGAGACTTAGACGTCGAGTTTGTCCATGTCGCCCGGTTTTCCCCCCTTGATCATGGCAGCGATTTCTGTGGTCGAAGGGGTCGGTCCGACGCGCGGCGCCTTGGCAAACACGCTCAACTCGCCACCGATGAGATTAACGGGCTTGCGGGTAGTTATCGTTTCCATGTTATAATTCTCCGTTGGTTGCTTTCCTCGCCGTTCCCCTAAAGGGGTGCCAATGACGCGAGTGACTGAGTTACACTGACTGTCCCATGCCGTTCTAGGGTGGCATAGGCTGCGGAATCATTAGGCTGCAATCGATCCGGGCGGCTACGTGACTGGCTCTCTGACCTAAGCATTGAACGTACGACAATCGCCCGGTAAAAAAGCGGGTCTGATTGCGATGTGGCACCGCTCGTGCAAAAGAATTCCAGGCAGGGACTTGTGCGCGCTTATGAACCGGACTGGCGGCGAATTGGTGACCAAAACTTCCTGAGCCGTAAGGTTCAAACATCGAGCGGAACTTCCTATACTAGCTAATTGCCTAAAACGTCTGCGGGGCGGACGATGGGATGACTTCGAGCGGCACGACTAATTCGTTGTCGAAAATGCTGGGCTCTGAGAGGATGTGTGTTTGCCACCCGTTGGCGCGCAAGGAGTTTATCAGCTTTGGGTGCGTCTCGCCGATGAGCGAGGTGATGCCAGCAACGCGGCAAAACTCCATCAACCCGATCATCAAAACACGCGATACTGGAACCCCGTCAATCCTTTCGTCACCGCTTGCAACCGCCCACCGCGTCCATTCGAAAACGTCGTGCGACCTTGGCCACTTTTGACCTCGCATGATTTGCGGGTAGACGGTTGAAAGAAGATGTGGCTGCACCGTAGGAAGGAGCCGAGAATACCCGATCACCGTATCGTTCTTGATAACGCTAAGATGAATAGCGCAATCGTGATCAAACTGATCTATTTCCCGTCTGTCACTCTTGCGTAATGCCTGCCACCCACGTCGTTCCACAAATTGCTGGTGTCGAAATCGCCAGATTTTCTCCATGATTACGGCGTTAGCCCGAGAGTCCCCAATGCAAATCTTCATCATCGCTCCCTGCCCCCCGGGGATCACTATGCGCGATCTTTCTGTCCTTCAAAATGAGTAGAAATACTCATTTCTGAGCTAGGTCGCGGATGATTAACGTCTTTCGTCGCGCAATCATGATTTGAATTCAGACAATCCCGCGCGGCGTGGGAAGGCGGTTCGGAAAGATCGGCCAAAACGGGTTTAGAATGCCATCACTCGTGCCGCTAGCGTGAATTTGCAGAGCATAAGGTGTGCTCAAAGACGCCTAAGGCTCGATCAAGCGTACGCATCCGAGTTGGGCCGCATTGTGGAGTGAGTGAGAGTGTGGATGCTCTGTCTATATAGACGGCAATATAGACGGTGCTTCACACATGGACTTGATGAATGATCTCACCGGGCATTTTAGCCGGATGGAGATTGTCGATAGCGGGCGTCGCCGGCGTTTCACGGATGAAGGGAAGCTAGCGATT contains the following coding sequences:
- a CDS encoding carbon-nitrogen hydrolase family protein, translated to MGNMKFWAAAAHIAPVYLDPGASAEKACSVIAEAARNGASLVAFSESFLPGFPVWAALYPPIQSHEHFKRFLKASVYIDGPEIERVRKAASDNGVFVSIGFSERNPASVGGLWNSNVLISDTGQILIHHRKLVATFFEKLVWDPGDGAGLVVANTRIGRIGGLICGENTNPLARYSLMTQGEQVHISSYPPIWPTRVPTESDNYDNRAANRIRASAHCFEAKCFGIIVAGHLDEVARKSIALDDPAIEAIIDASPRATSFFLGPTGAATGDEMTDEGIGYAQIDLDDCVEPKRFHDVVAGYNRFDIFDVTVNRMRRNPIRFLEGRAEDALTSPEAVAMPE
- a CDS encoding molybdopterin-dependent oxidoreductase, whose amino-acid sequence is MRQYESHLVCRRAVHALKSWITPEDDLFLVTHMGFLEIDPEHWHLDVDGLVGSPTKLHLSDLQAMPQREYMSFHECAGSPLAPTVAKRRIGNVVWKGVPLSLVLERAKISSHASYIWTAGLEWGGYADVEEAYQKDLPIGKALAEEVILALEINGRPLTPERGGPVRLVVPGWYGTNSVKWVGSITAADRRASGAYTTRFYNDPTASGMKPVWGVAPESVIVSPSPNDLLSADMPTKIWGWAWGDREISSVEVSVDGGGSWRTASVGPREGRSWQRFELPWTPTSGQNILLCRCTDEFGEGQPLTDARNGVHMVQLEVDL
- a CDS encoding RidA family protein, yielding MSRRTVSASNAAAVGPYSHATWAGDLLFCSGQTPLDPGTGKLVDGNVADQTRQCFDNLFQVLEAAGLGSDDVVSVNVYLTDMGDFDQMNEIYATRFSSPYPARTTIGCASLPLGARIEIGLTAKRQS
- a CDS encoding asparagine synthase-related protein; the protein is MFKGTIDRGHLECVAEPPMYPPPYPNISIKILDHPLLESFRWDTTDQIILICRERSAEASGQVVALRDWPIERAHDFCAFGQWPLDYQTISINRHSGTVTFSAGHGGVAPLYLKVSGERIDLSWSIADFYSGMTLADVDTDRTGLRLVGTLPYATTTMFRCVFMLTERGSLCISRTGAVETKYPPPAPYFIPTPLVDGADVAAAACRLIDTLLRRWPLTPALTASEFSGGLDSAVVAAILAGQHPDALQTYALEVGGPARSQQISRREIAIEHFGFRDQTLRVDTIPMVPCGFEVSSDYVPAPYNADLQQPLRQLLKSLTTASAPRAVATGTGGDELLMAHAFEQNHEQFARNISDAFLPAILPSAMTLVLKNRLSDYAASCDRAPFPILPISVLEAHAARAPLFASHGIWPISPFAQPEAVRFYRSLPLAWRHEKALHRRMLEWLGYPKRFLAVSIRENFEHYLSGSLIMGASEITSQLSRRCLLHELGLIDADHLIATIDDIRYDSPLSELGFIFHAINVELANGLLSSTRRSER
- a CDS encoding acyl-homoserine-lactone synthase: MMKICIGDSRANAVIMEKIWRFRHQQFVERRGWQALRKSDRREIDQFDHDCAIHLSVIKNDTVIGYSRLLPTVQPHLLSTVYPQIMRGQKWPRSHDVFEWTRWAVASGDERIDGVPVSRVLMIGLMEFCRVAGITSLIGETHPKLINSLRANGWQTHILSEPSIFDNELVVPLEVIPSSAPQTF
- a CDS encoding ISNCY family transposase, with amino-acid sequence MRKVSMATRAELVAAISCRYVLGGRAEKARMLDEFVALTGFHRKHAMRLLRGEREPAKGGPRPGRRVYGDDVRAALVVVWEASDRICGKRLHPLLPTLIEAMERHGHGDMNSETRRQLLTMSPATIDRVLKEIKASATGPRRRKGSTAIRRSVPVRTFSDWDDPAPGFVEADLVSHSGPYARGAFSQTLVLTDIATGWTECAPLLVREQTVLITALTELRKLLPFPLLGFDTDNDSVFMNESVHEYCLRDNIELTRCRPYRKNDQAFVEQKNGAIVRKIVGYRRFEGLRATRELAKLYSSMRLFVNFFQPSFKLKEKHRDGAKVIKRYHRPATPYQRLLDDARTPEDTCLRLKAMYLTLDPVRLLRDIRLAQERLVEIADKPDGPPATDGEALPLEDFLSGLRIAWRGGEVKPTARSKPAAKRERRRPDPLLAVTAELEDWFEAEPWRTSRELLERLQVKYPGVYPDGLIRTVQRRMKIWRSTQANALVFGPFADAARQTQNVEVVQ